A region of Halorhabdus rudnickae DNA encodes the following proteins:
- the pstB gene encoding phosphate ABC transporter ATP-binding protein PstB, which produces MSDAQLDRTDGQRAASTPTTTGETNEQLEEAWTNYESDRETKLAVEDLDVYYGDEQALRGISMDIPEQSVTALIGPSGCGKSTFLRSLNRMNDRISSASIEGSVELDGQEIYQEGINLVELRKRVGMVFQHPNPFPKSIRDNIAYGPRKHGDITRGTLARLLGRDEKEAEDELVEHSLKQAALWDEVKDRLDDNALGLSGGQQQRLCIGRCLAVDPEVILMDEPASALDPIATSKIEDLIEELAESYTVVIVTHNMQQAARISDQTAVFLTGGELVEYDDTEKIFENPESQRVEDYVTGKFG; this is translated from the coding sequence ATGAGTGATGCACAACTCGACCGGACGGACGGACAGCGCGCCGCGAGTACGCCGACGACGACCGGCGAAACCAACGAACAGCTCGAAGAAGCCTGGACGAACTACGAGTCCGACCGGGAGACGAAACTCGCGGTCGAGGACTTGGACGTCTACTACGGCGACGAGCAGGCCCTCCGCGGGATCTCGATGGACATCCCCGAGCAGAGCGTCACGGCCCTGATCGGTCCCTCTGGGTGTGGCAAGTCGACGTTCCTGCGCTCGCTCAATCGCATGAACGACCGCATCTCCAGCGCCAGCATCGAAGGGTCGGTCGAACTCGACGGCCAGGAGATCTACCAGGAGGGAATCAACCTCGTCGAGTTGCGCAAGCGCGTCGGGATGGTGTTCCAGCACCCGAACCCCTTCCCGAAGTCGATTCGGGACAACATCGCCTACGGACCGCGCAAACACGGCGACATCACTCGCGGGACGCTCGCCCGGTTGCTCGGTCGCGACGAGAAGGAAGCCGAGGACGAACTCGTCGAACACTCGCTGAAGCAAGCGGCGTTGTGGGACGAGGTAAAGGACCGGCTGGACGACAACGCACTTGGGCTGTCCGGCGGCCAGCAACAGCGGCTGTGCATCGGGCGGTGTCTCGCCGTCGATCCGGAAGTCATCCTGATGGACGAGCCAGCGAGCGCGCTGGACCCGATCGCCACCTCGAAAATCGAAGACCTCATCGAAGAACTTGCCGAGTCCTACACCGTCGTCATCGTCACCCACAATATGCAGCAGGCGGCCCGAATCTCGGATCAGACGGCCGTCTTCCTCACCGGTGGCGAACTCGTCGAGTACGACGACACCGAGAAGATCTTCGAGAACCCCGAGAGCCAGCGCGTCGAGGATTACGTCACCGGTAAGTTCGGGTAA